The following proteins are co-located in the Phyllostomus discolor isolate MPI-MPIP mPhyDis1 chromosome 1, mPhyDis1.pri.v3, whole genome shotgun sequence genome:
- the LOC114491912 gene encoding LOW QUALITY PROTEIN: coiled-coil domain-containing protein 144A-like (The sequence of the model RefSeq protein was modified relative to this genomic sequence to represent the inferred CDS: inserted 4 bases in 2 codons), which produces MDDSWPTAEDEDFDFGTKVSDSYEKGKSLLHEKHMLKAKIAKLRLEIDKLQNQNQEMEKKXFEDIVIVKANNDLLQKTIKMNEKTLTKTISQCNGQLHVLTAENTILKSQLETVKKDKERLETEVESYQSRLATAVQDHEQSETSKRDLQRDFQRARDEWFRLRDKMNCDMSDLEDRNEVLSQQLSEAESKFSSLETELQHTREALRERTLVLEGVQRDLREIQCQRKETEHMYQKEQNKVNKYIEKQGSLEERLSQLQSENELLRQQLDYAHNEVYKREKTVIDFKDQLQDIIKIFQSESENQALMVNERNTKLINVCNRLKEIMHECKNGKAEKDATVRQLHQELTGTLENQSVSEASLQTTSHSHMNLEDEALDIRKKLDQNTSQESVSVEALQKKYEQLKNKKGNLNQEAVNLKRHMLVNMTEFSEGEQYRQKAEERVRWDIEAKSEVITAASQGNLEELKEIHYAVAKRQLELRSNHLESKFPKIKTSHDSKETDLEKCRQLYLKEIESKESLRNELNKTKETLAETNIELLLQKQQNRSLLSTFNPKPXETTYDGNFDNFLLNRNPTQRDKLAISTSKARTSPDVVVKVSYIILFPLHFRFLI; this is translated from the exons GTTTCTGATagttatgaaaaaggaaaaagtctgTTGCATGAAAAGCACATGTTGAAGGCTAAAATTGCCAAACTAAGACTGGAAATAGACAAACTACAAAATCAGAaccaggaaatggaaaaaaa atttgaggacATTGTTATTGTCAAAGCAAATAATGATCTTCttcaaaagacaataaaaatgaatgagaaaacactTACAAAAACAATATCCCAATGTAATGGGCAGCTTCATGTTCTGACAGCTGAGAACACAATACTAAAGTCTCAACTAGAGActgtaaaaaaagacaaagaaagactggAAACAGAAGTTGAATCATACCAGTCGAGACTGGCTACTGCTGTACAGGATCATGAGCAAAGTGAGACATCAAAAAGAGACCTGCAACGTGATTTCCAGAGAGCAAGAGATGAATGGTTTCGTTTACGGGACAAAATGAATTGTGATATGTCTGACCTAGAAGATAGAAATGAGGTGCTTTCTCAACAACTTTCTGAAGCTGAAAGTAAATTCAGTAGCCTAGAAACTGAGCTTCAGCACACAAGAGAAGCTCTCAGAGAAAGGACTTTGGTTTTAGAAGGGGTACAGAGAGATCTAAGAGAAATACAGTgtcaaagaaaggaaactgaacACATGTatcaaaaggaacaaaataaagtgaataaatacattgaaaagCAGGGCTCCTTAGAGGAGAGGCTATCTCAACTGCAGAGCGAAAATGAGTTGCTTCGGCAGCAGCTAGATTATGCTCACAACGAAGTTtacaagagagaaaagacagtcaTTGATTTCAAAGATCAGTTACAggatatcataaaaatatttcaatctgAAAGTGAAAACCAAGCTCTTATGGTGAATGAAAGAAATACGAAGTTAATCAATGTATGTAATcgtttaaaagaaataatgcatgAATGTAAAAACGGTAAAGCAGAAAAAGAT GCAACTGTGAGACAACTTCACCAAGAACTGACTGGCACCCTGGAAAATCAATCTGTGTCAGAGGCTTCACTGCAGACTACGTCACATTCTCATATGAATTTAGAAGATGAAGCACTGGATATAAGGAAGAAATTAGATCAAAACACAAGTCAG GAGTCAGTATCTGTGGAAGCATTacaaaagaaatatgaacaactaaagaataaaaaagggaatttgAATCAAGAAGCAGTAAACCTCAAAAGACATATGCTAGTGAATATGACAGAATTCAGTGAAGGAGAGCAGTATCGCCAGAAAGCTGAAGAAAGAGTGAGATGGGATATAGAAGCAAAATCAGAAGTCA tcacAGCAGCATCTCAAGGTAATCTGGAGGAGTTAAAAGAGATTCATTATGCTGTAGCAAAAAGGCAGTTGGAACTCAGAAGTAATCATTTGGAATCCAaattccccaaaataaaaacttctcaTGATTCTAAAGAAACAGATTTGGAAAAATGTAGACAACTCTatctaaaagaaatagaaagtaaagAGTCATTGAGAAATGAACTTAACAA GACTAAGGAGACGCTTGCAGAGACCAACATTGAGCTTCTTCTGCAGAAACAGCAGAACAGATCTTTACTCAGCACTTTTAATCCAAAGCC GGAGACAACTTATGATggaaattttgataattttttgcTCAATAGAAATCCTACTCAGAGAGATAAGTTAGCGATTTCCACTTCAAAGGCACGGACTTCACCTGACGTCGTTGTGAAGGTTAGTTATATTATCCTTTTTCCCCTACATTTCAGATTTCTGATATAA